A DNA window from Bradyrhizobium barranii subsp. barranii contains the following coding sequences:
- a CDS encoding ABC transporter permease: MSAAAEERNARAPWALTAPALMLFVGVLLIPLAMTVMLSFHDWGQYKGIELVFILKNWHEIATDPYYAEMFWRTFRIAILTTLLTALLGAPEAYILNRMSGRWKSFFLLIILGPLLISVVARTLGWALLFGGNNGLVNKLLMSLGVIRSPIPFMFTETGMVVALAHVMMPFMVLSVWAALQRLNPQIENAAMSLGAGPVTIIRRIIMPQIMPGVLSGAIIVFSLSASAFATPAIIGGRRLKVAATLAYDEFLNTLNWPLGAAVATLLLVALVLIVVGSNALIERRYAEVFR; the protein is encoded by the coding sequence ATGAGCGCGGCCGCCGAAGAGCGCAACGCGCGTGCGCCATGGGCGCTGACCGCGCCCGCCTTGATGCTGTTCGTCGGCGTGCTGCTGATTCCGCTGGCGATGACGGTGATGCTGTCGTTCCACGACTGGGGTCAGTACAAGGGCATCGAGCTGGTCTTCATCCTGAAGAACTGGCACGAGATCGCGACCGATCCCTATTATGCCGAAATGTTCTGGCGGACGTTTCGCATCGCGATCCTGACAACGCTGCTCACCGCGTTGCTCGGCGCACCCGAAGCCTACATCCTCAACCGCATGAGTGGCCGCTGGAAGAGCTTTTTCCTGCTGATCATCCTCGGGCCGCTCTTGATCTCCGTGGTGGCGCGGACGCTCGGCTGGGCGCTGCTGTTCGGCGGCAACAACGGCCTCGTCAACAAGCTGCTGATGTCGCTCGGAGTGATCCGCTCGCCCATTCCCTTCATGTTCACCGAGACAGGGATGGTGGTTGCGCTCGCCCATGTGATGATGCCCTTCATGGTGCTGTCGGTGTGGGCCGCGCTCCAGCGGCTCAACCCGCAGATCGAGAACGCCGCGATGTCGCTCGGCGCGGGACCCGTGACCATCATCCGCCGCATCATCATGCCGCAGATCATGCCGGGCGTGCTGTCGGGGGCGATCATCGTGTTTTCGCTCTCGGCCAGTGCCTTCGCGACGCCCGCGATCATCGGCGGCCGCCGGCTCAAGGTCGCGGCGACGCTGGCCTATGACGAATTCCTCAACACGCTGAACTGGCCGCTCGGTGCAGCGGTCGCAACGCTGCTGCTGGTCGCGCTGGTGCTGATCGTCGTCGGCAGCAACGCGCTGATCGAGCGCCGCTACGCGGAGGTGTTCCGATGA
- a CDS encoding FAD/NAD(P)-dependent oxidoreductase encodes MTVAPKREAYDVVVIGAGPAGLAAAATSAEAGLSTLLLDENIGPGGQVFRAISSTPVTERSQLGADYWVGADLVQSLRASRAEVIHRATVWSLDRNLEIAVSIGGASAFLKAQRVILATGALERPFPIPGWTLPGVMTAGAAQTMLKSSALVPDGRTVIAGQGPLLWLLAAQILRLGGRIDRILDTTERGNYFAALPHAFAFLTSPYFTKGLSMMREVKAKVQVVSGVTELSASGDGQLASVSYVAGGKRETIPADLLLLHQGVVPNVNLAMAAGIEHRWDDLQLCWSPVLDASGNSSVAGIAIAGDGAGIGGANAAVVRGRIAARAAVEALAPAVATKLAPMATLRADLAKAERGRVFLDTLFRPAPQFRIPTGDTIVCRCEEVTAKDILDAVAIGATGPNQLKAYRRTGMGPCQGRLCGLTVTELMAQARGKTAQEIGYYRLRAPVKPITLAELAAVPKSEADVKAVVRG; translated from the coding sequence ATGACTGTAGCTCCCAAGCGCGAAGCCTATGACGTCGTGGTGATCGGCGCCGGGCCCGCCGGCCTCGCGGCCGCTGCGACGTCCGCCGAAGCCGGCCTGTCGACGCTGCTGCTCGACGAAAACATCGGCCCCGGCGGCCAGGTGTTTCGCGCCATCTCGTCGACGCCGGTGACCGAGCGCAGTCAGCTCGGCGCCGACTATTGGGTCGGTGCCGACCTCGTTCAGTCGCTCCGCGCGAGCCGCGCCGAGGTTATCCATCGCGCCACCGTCTGGAGCCTCGACCGCAATCTCGAGATCGCCGTCTCGATCGGCGGTGCGTCCGCTTTTCTCAAGGCGCAGCGCGTGATCCTTGCGACCGGTGCGCTGGAGCGGCCGTTCCCGATTCCCGGCTGGACCTTGCCGGGCGTGATGACCGCGGGCGCGGCGCAGACGATGCTGAAATCATCGGCCCTGGTGCCTGACGGACGCACGGTGATCGCGGGGCAGGGGCCTCTGCTCTGGCTGCTCGCCGCGCAGATCTTGCGGCTGGGCGGCCGCATCGATCGCATCCTCGACACCACCGAGCGCGGCAACTACTTCGCCGCGTTGCCGCATGCCTTCGCCTTCCTGACCTCGCCCTATTTCACCAAGGGGCTGTCGATGATGCGCGAGGTAAAAGCCAAGGTGCAGGTCGTCTCAGGTGTGACCGAGCTCTCAGCATCCGGTGATGGCCAGCTCGCGAGCGTGAGCTATGTCGCCGGCGGCAAGCGCGAGACCATCCCCGCGGATCTGTTGCTGCTGCATCAGGGCGTCGTGCCCAATGTCAATCTGGCGATGGCCGCCGGTATCGAGCATCGCTGGGATGATCTGCAATTGTGCTGGTCGCCGGTGTTAGACGCGAGCGGCAATTCGTCGGTAGCGGGCATCGCGATCGCTGGTGACGGCGCCGGTATCGGTGGTGCCAATGCGGCTGTGGTCCGTGGCCGCATCGCGGCGCGCGCGGCAGTGGAGGCATTGGCGCCTGCGGTTGCGACAAAGCTTGCGCCGATGGCGACGCTCCGCGCCGATCTCGCCAAGGCCGAGCGCGGCCGCGTCTTTCTCGACACGCTGTTCCGCCCGGCGCCGCAGTTCCGCATTCCCACGGGCGACACCATCGTCTGCCGCTGCGAGGAAGTCACCGCGAAGGACATTCTCGATGCCGTTGCCATCGGCGCGACCGGGCCGAACCAGCTCAAGGCCTATCGCCGCACCGGCATGGGCCCGTGCCAGGGCCGGCTCTGCGGCCTCACGGTCACCGAGTTGATGGCGCAGGCGCGGGGCAAGACGGCACAGGAGATCGGCTATTACCGGCTGCGCGCACCGGTCAAGCCGATCACCCTCGCCGAGCTCGCCGCTGTCCCGAAGAGCGAGGCCGACGTCAAGGCGGTGGTGCGCGGATGA
- a CDS encoding RidA family protein: MSITRSIRTPIMHRAVEANGFVFIGGTIADDTSVSMGDQTRNILGKIAGYLKEAGTDKSRVVSTSIFVTDLSKKKEMDAVWTEFFGDNLPTRATVGVADLGGGALIEVVVTALKG; encoded by the coding sequence ATGAGCATCACCCGCAGCATCCGCACGCCCATCATGCACCGCGCCGTCGAGGCCAACGGCTTCGTCTTCATCGGCGGCACCATCGCCGACGACACCTCCGTGTCCATGGGCGACCAGACCCGCAACATCCTCGGCAAGATCGCCGGCTATCTGAAGGAAGCCGGTACCGACAAGTCGCGCGTCGTCAGCACCTCGATCTTCGTCACGGATCTTTCCAAGAAGAAGGAGATGGACGCGGTCTGGACCGAGTTCTTCGGCGACAACCTGCCGACGCGTGCCACGGTCGGCGTTGCCGATCTCGGCGGCGGTGCACTGATCGAGGTGGTGGTGACCGCACTCAAGGGCTGA
- a CDS encoding NAD(P)/FAD-dependent oxidoreductase, producing MSRDYDVAVVGGGLLGSAIAWGLGRLGRSVAVLDEGDITKRASRANFALVWVQSKGLGMPAYTVWTVQASQAWGRLASELKQQTGLDVSLQQNGGFHLTLGEDEFGQRTELVKRMHNQTGAADYKMEMLSASEVKKSLPLIGPEVSGGSYCPLDGHVNSLRTFRAFHTGFREFGIDYFPERPVSAITKSGGEFRLTTPKGELRAAKIVLAAGNANQTLAPMVGLYAPMGPTRGQIVVTERTMPFLPHPLTTIRQTDEGTVMIGDSKEDELDDRTLKHSVSAVMADRAQRMFPHLARLNVVRSWAGIRVMPQDGFPIYDQSETHPGAFVACCHSGVTLASNHAFEIARMVAAGALEPELVGAFSASRFGAAGAANNSGY from the coding sequence ATGTCCAGGGATTATGACGTCGCTGTGGTCGGCGGCGGATTGCTCGGCTCCGCTATCGCCTGGGGCCTCGGCCGGCTCGGCAGGAGCGTGGCCGTGCTCGACGAAGGCGACATCACCAAGCGCGCCTCGCGCGCTAACTTTGCGCTGGTCTGGGTGCAGAGCAAAGGTCTGGGCATGCCCGCCTATACGGTCTGGACCGTGCAGGCGTCGCAAGCGTGGGGCCGGCTCGCCTCCGAGCTGAAGCAGCAGACAGGCCTCGATGTCTCACTCCAGCAGAATGGCGGCTTCCATCTCACGCTCGGCGAGGATGAATTTGGCCAGCGCACCGAACTCGTCAAGCGCATGCACAACCAGACCGGTGCTGCCGACTACAAGATGGAGATGCTCTCTGCATCCGAGGTGAAGAAGTCGCTGCCGCTGATCGGGCCAGAAGTCTCCGGCGGCAGCTATTGTCCGCTCGACGGCCACGTCAATTCGCTGCGGACCTTTCGCGCGTTCCACACCGGCTTCAGGGAATTCGGCATCGACTATTTTCCCGAGCGCCCGGTCTCGGCCATCACCAAGAGCGGTGGTGAATTTCGCCTGACCACGCCGAAAGGCGAACTGCGGGCCGCCAAGATCGTGCTCGCGGCCGGCAACGCCAACCAGACGCTCGCGCCCATGGTCGGCCTCTACGCGCCGATGGGCCCGACCCGCGGCCAGATCGTGGTGACCGAGCGCACCATGCCGTTCCTGCCGCACCCGCTGACCACGATCCGCCAGACCGACGAGGGCACGGTGATGATCGGCGACAGCAAGGAGGACGAGCTCGACGATCGCACCCTGAAGCATTCCGTCAGCGCCGTGATGGCCGATCGCGCGCAAAGGATGTTTCCGCATCTGGCGCGGCTCAACGTGGTCAGGAGCTGGGCCGGCATCCGCGTCATGCCGCAGGACGGCTTTCCGATCTACGACCAGTCGGAGACGCATCCCGGTGCCTTCGTGGCCTGTTGCCATTCCGGCGTGACGCTCGCCTCCAACCACGCTTTCGAGATCGCGCGCATGGTTGCAGCTGGCGCGCTCGAGCCGGAGCTGGTCGGCGCGTTCTCGGCCAGCCGTTTCGGCGCCGCCGGTGCCGCGAACAACAGCGGCTACTAG
- a CDS encoding (2Fe-2S)-binding protein: MFRRSEQERRPQVQIFVDGTAIAARQGDTVSAALLASGCDARRSTAVSGAPRLPYCMMGVCFDCLVTIDGVGNRQGCLVPVAEGMQIEIQKGKREIGK, translated from the coding sequence ATGTTTAGACGATCCGAACAGGAAAGGCGACCGCAGGTGCAAATCTTCGTGGATGGCACGGCCATCGCGGCGCGCCAGGGCGACACCGTCTCCGCCGCGCTGCTGGCCTCCGGCTGTGATGCGCGCCGTTCCACCGCAGTGAGCGGCGCGCCGCGTCTGCCCTATTGCATGATGGGCGTGTGCTTCGACTGCCTCGTCACCATCGACGGCGTCGGTAACCGCCAGGGCTGCCTCGTGCCCGTCGCCGAAGGCATGCAGATCGAGATTCAGAAGGGCAAGCGGGAGATCGGAAAATGA
- a CDS encoding tetratricopeptide repeat protein → MSGKPNSPLAQLLQQAFLALRAKQFDIARQLATEALKSNRTDRNAVLILAHALLGQERAEEAIAPLAKAAKRNSDPEIETLLGHVLCAARRRSDGLAQLRRTTARRPPYLPAFQELAGQLANAGEVGEAVGMIEQALALAPASVDLQLDLGRMHVRNNNRAKARTVLTAARAIGPGRTDILTELAWAELLDGAYAEAADTYRHALGLRPDDALSRANLAICLMEMGERDGGEAALRSVYGGRPQMLSRAALTLAASSHGRFFFRPSAAAKFLGARPERATP, encoded by the coding sequence TTGAGCGGCAAGCCGAATAGCCCCCTCGCCCAACTGCTTCAGCAAGCCTTTCTGGCGCTACGTGCAAAGCAGTTCGACATTGCAAGGCAGCTTGCGACCGAAGCCCTGAAATCAAATCGCACCGACCGGAATGCCGTGCTGATCCTCGCCCATGCCCTGCTCGGCCAGGAGCGTGCGGAGGAGGCGATTGCGCCGCTGGCGAAAGCCGCGAAGCGCAATAGCGATCCCGAAATCGAGACGCTGCTCGGCCATGTGCTGTGTGCCGCGCGGCGCAGAAGCGATGGACTGGCGCAACTGCGGCGAACCACAGCGCGCCGTCCGCCCTATCTGCCCGCGTTCCAGGAGCTGGCGGGCCAGCTTGCGAACGCCGGCGAGGTTGGCGAGGCGGTCGGGATGATCGAGCAAGCCCTCGCGCTCGCCCCGGCCAGCGTCGATCTGCAACTCGACCTTGGCCGCATGCATGTCCGGAATAACAATCGCGCCAAAGCGCGTACCGTGCTGACCGCGGCGCGCGCGATCGGGCCGGGACGCACCGATATCCTGACCGAACTTGCCTGGGCCGAGCTTCTCGACGGCGCCTATGCGGAGGCCGCCGACACCTACCGTCACGCGCTCGGGCTTCGCCCGGACGACGCTCTCTCCCGCGCCAATCTCGCGATCTGCCTGATGGAGATGGGCGAACGCGATGGCGGCGAGGCGGCGCTGCGGTCCGTGTATGGCGGACGGCCGCAGATGCTCAGCCGCGCCGCCCTCACACTCGCCGCCTCGTCGCACGGCCGCTTCTTCTTCCGCCCGAGCGCCGCGGCGAAATTCCTGGGAGCCAGGCCCGAGCGGGCTACGCCCTGA
- a CDS encoding ABC transporter substrate-binding protein, translating to MKTLSLLTAVSIAALIAVPSAASAQQKTLYVAGYGGSFEKTIRDEVIPAFEKENGVKVEYVAGNSTDTLAKLQAQKGNQQIDVAIVDDGPMYQAIQLGFCGKLEGLPAADLYDTARFKDDRAVAIGIVATGLMYNTKVFAEKGWAPPTSWNDLKDTKYAKQLVIPPINNTYGLEALVMLSKMNGGSETNVDSGFKIFKEQINPNVLAYEPSPGKMTELFQSGQAVIAVWGTGRVQSFANTGFPVDFVYPKEGAATLLTTACPITKPNASPLASNFVKMLLDPKIQLVMLKDYGYGPVLKSLVVPPELGKMAPIGERAAKLYNPDWTVINEKREEWTKRWNREVER from the coding sequence ATGAAGACTCTCAGCCTTCTGACCGCGGTCAGCATCGCAGCGCTCATTGCTGTCCCGTCGGCCGCCTCGGCCCAGCAGAAAACGCTCTATGTCGCCGGTTACGGCGGCTCGTTCGAGAAGACCATCCGCGACGAGGTGATCCCGGCCTTCGAGAAGGAGAACGGGGTCAAGGTCGAATACGTCGCCGGCAACTCCACCGACACGCTGGCCAAGCTCCAGGCGCAGAAGGGCAATCAGCAGATCGACGTCGCCATCGTCGACGACGGCCCGATGTACCAGGCGATCCAGCTCGGTTTCTGCGGCAAGCTCGAAGGCTTGCCGGCCGCCGATCTCTATGACACCGCGCGCTTCAAGGACGATCGCGCCGTTGCGATCGGCATCGTCGCGACCGGCCTGATGTACAACACCAAGGTGTTCGCCGAGAAAGGCTGGGCGCCGCCGACCTCCTGGAACGATCTGAAGGACACGAAATACGCAAAACAGCTCGTGATCCCGCCGATCAACAACACCTACGGCCTCGAAGCGCTGGTGATGCTGTCGAAGATGAACGGCGGCAGCGAGACCAACGTCGATTCCGGCTTCAAGATCTTCAAGGAGCAGATCAATCCGAACGTGCTTGCCTATGAGCCGTCGCCGGGCAAGATGACCGAGCTGTTCCAGTCCGGCCAGGCCGTGATCGCGGTGTGGGGCACGGGCCGCGTGCAGAGCTTCGCCAACACCGGCTTCCCCGTCGACTTCGTCTATCCGAAGGAAGGCGCGGCGACGCTGCTGACGACGGCGTGTCCGATCACCAAGCCGAATGCCTCGCCGCTCGCCTCCAACTTCGTCAAGATGCTGCTCGATCCAAAAATCCAGCTCGTGATGCTGAAGGACTACGGATACGGCCCGGTGCTGAAATCACTGGTGGTACCGCCGGAGCTCGGCAAGATGGCGCCGATCGGCGAGCGCGCGGCAAAGCTCTATAATCCGGACTGGACTGTGATCAACGAGAAGCGCGAGGAGTGGACCAAGCGCTGGAATCGCGAGGTCGAGCGTTGA
- a CDS encoding ABC transporter ATP-binding protein: MAYLELDRVAKQFGAQTVVDDFSLSVGKGEFISFLGPSGCGKTTTLQMIAGFLDPTRGAIRLEGKDLTAIHPAKRGLGIVFQSYALFPHMTAAENVAFGLEMRNVPRAERAERVRAALAMVGLAGFEDRHPRRMSGGQQQRVALARALVIKPSVLLLDEPLSNLDAKLREEMQIELRQIQRTIGTTTILVTHDQNEAMSLSDRIVVMSQGRIEQIGSPQETYEKPASAFVSQFLGKTNDFAATIDRTATPVRLVAGSWNAPAPAGLSGPVTVSIRPERIGFGDTGLSAKIVTRIFQGNHWLFQCDSECGPAIVIRQNDGERQPAEGEAVHLAWRPEDMSVRGGASA, translated from the coding sequence ATGGCCTATCTCGAGCTCGATCGGGTCGCAAAACAGTTCGGCGCGCAGACTGTGGTCGATGACTTCAGCCTGTCGGTGGGGAAGGGGGAGTTCATCTCCTTCCTCGGCCCGTCCGGCTGCGGCAAAACCACGACCCTGCAGATGATCGCGGGCTTCCTCGATCCCACACGCGGCGCGATCCGCCTGGAGGGCAAGGACCTGACCGCGATCCATCCCGCGAAGCGCGGGCTCGGCATCGTGTTCCAGAGCTACGCGCTGTTTCCGCATATGACGGCGGCGGAGAACGTCGCGTTCGGCCTCGAGATGCGCAACGTGCCGCGCGCCGAAAGAGCCGAGCGCGTCCGCGCCGCGCTCGCGATGGTCGGGCTTGCCGGTTTTGAGGACCGCCATCCGCGCCGCATGTCCGGCGGTCAGCAGCAGCGCGTGGCCCTGGCGCGCGCGTTGGTGATCAAGCCGAGCGTGCTCTTGCTCGACGAGCCGCTGTCCAATCTCGACGCCAAACTGCGCGAGGAGATGCAGATCGAGCTGCGCCAGATCCAGCGCACCATCGGCACCACGACGATCCTGGTCACCCACGATCAGAACGAGGCGATGTCGCTGTCCGACCGCATCGTGGTGATGAGCCAGGGCCGCATCGAGCAGATCGGCTCGCCGCAGGAGACCTATGAGAAGCCAGCCTCGGCCTTCGTCTCGCAGTTCCTCGGCAAGACCAACGATTTTGCGGCGACGATTGATCGGACCGCGACTCCGGTGCGGCTGGTGGCTGGCTCCTGGAACGCGCCGGCGCCGGCCGGGCTCAGTGGCCCTGTCACTGTCAGCATTCGCCCTGAACGGATCGGCTTTGGCGATACCGGGCTCAGCGCAAAGATCGTCACGCGTATCTTCCAGGGCAATCACTGGCTGTTCCAGTGCGACAGCGAATGCGGGCCCGCGATTGTGATCCGCCAGAATGATGGCGAGAGGCAGCCGGCCGAGGGCGAGGCCGTTCACCTCGCCTGGCGTCCCGAAGACATGAGCGTGCGCGGCGGAGCCTCCGCATGA
- a CDS encoding ABC transporter permease translates to MSRNGPLALIFHTIFVIVMVAPILVVCLVAFTPEGFLSLPTNGFSLRWFRAIANYPEFIHAFWVSLGLGALSSFVALLFAVPAALAIARYRFRGRDALAALFLSPLMIPHVVLGIAFLRFFTSAGLGGSFAALIIAHVIIVFPFALRLTLAAATGMDLSVEMAAVSLGANGWTLFRRVTLPLILPGVISGWALAFIQSFDDLTMTVFLAAPGTETLPVRMFLYIQDNIDPLVTSVSACVIAVTMTALILLDRFYGLDRVLGGKGDTGR, encoded by the coding sequence ATGAGCCGGAACGGCCCGCTCGCGCTGATCTTCCACACGATCTTCGTCATCGTCATGGTCGCGCCGATCCTCGTGGTATGCCTCGTTGCCTTCACGCCCGAGGGCTTCCTGTCGCTGCCGACCAACGGCTTTTCGCTGCGCTGGTTCAGGGCGATCGCCAACTATCCCGAGTTCATCCATGCCTTCTGGGTGAGCCTGGGGCTCGGTGCGCTCTCATCCTTCGTGGCGCTGCTGTTCGCGGTGCCGGCGGCGCTGGCGATCGCGCGTTATCGCTTCCGCGGCCGCGATGCGCTCGCGGCGCTGTTCCTGTCGCCGCTGATGATCCCGCATGTCGTGCTCGGCATCGCCTTCCTGCGCTTCTTCACCTCGGCCGGCCTCGGCGGCAGCTTTGCCGCGCTGATCATCGCGCATGTCATCATCGTGTTTCCGTTCGCGCTGCGGCTGACGCTGGCGGCGGCGACCGGCATGGACCTCTCGGTCGAGATGGCCGCAGTCTCGCTCGGCGCCAACGGCTGGACGCTGTTTCGCCGCGTGACGCTGCCGCTGATCCTGCCCGGCGTCATCAGCGGCTGGGCGCTCGCCTTCATCCAGTCCTTCGATGATCTCACCATGACCGTCTTCCTCGCGGCACCCGGCACCGAGACGTTGCCGGTGCGCATGTTCCTTTACATCCAGGACAACATCGATCCGCTGGTGACGTCGGTCTCGGCCTGCGTGATCGCTGTTACCATGACCGCCCTCATTCTGCTCGACCGCTTCTACGGGCTCGACCGTGTGCTCGGCGGCAAGGGCGATACGGGACGATAG
- a CDS encoding NAD(P)/FAD-dependent oxidoreductase, with translation MTQNVDAIVVGGGIHGCSTALHLCLAGMKPVLIEKDYAGRHASGVNAGGVRQLARHVPEIPLSIRSMGIWEKITDLLDDDCSFESYGQVLVAENEEELAVCRARVAELNALGFTHEELIDATELRRLVPAVAETCPGGVVSRRDGAANPAQTTTAFRRKAEQLGATVCEGMAASNIRQSGGLWHVDVGTETFAAPVLVNAAGAWAGNIAAALGEPVPVETVAPMLMITSRVPHFIDPVVILRGRKLSFKQFSNGTVLIGGGHLATPYQDRNETVLDWKSLAVSARTVFELFPVMRSATIVRAWAGIEAKMKDDIPVFGPSSRHKGLYHQFGFSLHGFQLGPGAGAVMAELIVNGGTQTRIGDLGIDRFHPSTL, from the coding sequence ATGACCCAAAACGTGGATGCGATCGTCGTCGGCGGCGGCATCCACGGATGCTCGACCGCGCTGCATCTGTGCCTCGCCGGCATGAAGCCGGTGCTGATCGAGAAAGACTACGCCGGCCGCCATGCATCGGGCGTCAATGCCGGCGGCGTCCGCCAGCTCGCGCGGCACGTGCCGGAAATCCCGCTCTCGATCCGCTCGATGGGGATCTGGGAGAAGATCACCGATCTCCTCGACGACGATTGCAGCTTTGAGAGTTACGGTCAGGTTCTCGTCGCGGAGAACGAGGAGGAGCTCGCGGTCTGCCGCGCGCGTGTCGCCGAGCTGAACGCGCTTGGCTTCACCCATGAAGAGCTGATCGACGCGACTGAATTGCGGCGGCTGGTGCCGGCCGTGGCTGAGACATGTCCGGGCGGCGTGGTGTCGCGCCGCGATGGGGCCGCCAATCCGGCGCAGACAACGACGGCGTTCCGGCGCAAGGCCGAGCAGCTCGGCGCGACCGTGTGCGAGGGCATGGCGGCCAGCAACATCCGTCAGAGCGGCGGCCTCTGGCACGTCGATGTCGGCACTGAAACCTTTGCCGCGCCGGTGCTCGTCAATGCCGCCGGCGCTTGGGCCGGAAACATTGCGGCCGCACTCGGCGAGCCCGTTCCGGTCGAGACCGTGGCGCCGATGCTGATGATCACCTCGCGCGTGCCGCACTTCATCGACCCCGTCGTGATCCTGCGCGGGCGCAAACTGTCCTTCAAGCAATTCTCCAACGGCACCGTGCTGATTGGCGGCGGCCATCTGGCGACGCCCTATCAGGATCGCAACGAGACCGTGCTGGACTGGAAGAGCCTCGCGGTCAGCGCGCGCACCGTGTTCGAGCTGTTCCCGGTGATGCGCAGCGCGACGATCGTCCGCGCCTGGGCCGGCATCGAGGCGAAGATGAAGGACGATATCCCTGTGTTCGGACCGAGCAGCCGTCACAAGGGCCTCTATCACCAGTTCGGCTTCTCGCTGCACGGTTTTCAGCTCGGCCCCGGCGCCGGCGCCGTGATGGCCGAGCTGATCGTCAATGGCGGCACCCAGACCCGAATCGGCGATCTCGGCATCGACCGTTTCCATCCTTCCACGCTCTAA
- a CDS encoding ABC-F family ATP-binding cassette domain-containing protein — translation MPASIILSNLSLSTPDGRPLLSDLNLTFGAERAGLVGRNGVGKTTLLAAITGEHIPQAGRVLVSGTVGMLRQDVQLPAGAAVIDLFGARAALELLRRAERGDAFADEVTDVDWTLEARLASALARVGFDPDTDTELDRLSGGQITRIRLAALVFAEPDFLLLDEPTNNLDRDGRKSVVDLLAGWRGGAIVVSHDRDLLETTDAIVEMTSLGARRYGGNWSSYREQKAIELAAVRHDLAHAEKHLAEIDGKAQEAAERKARKDSGGRKKRAKGDMPRILAGARKDRSEDSGGKTAQIAERRRAEAIEAVDTARRRVEIRKPLSVKLPPTGLPAGREVVWLDRVNAGYQPVQPVLRDLSLTLVGPERVGVVGPNGSGKTTLLKLVTGELRPFAGTVRVRPDFALFDQKVSLLDPAISILDNFGRLNPKASANECHAALARFAFRADAAAQIVGSLSGGQLFRAGLACVLGGAAPPSLLILDEPTNHLDIESIEAIEAGLRAYDGALLVVSHDEAFLQAIDITRRVELVANTAL, via the coding sequence ATGCCTGCATCGATCATCCTGTCGAACCTCTCGCTGTCCACGCCTGACGGCCGTCCTCTCCTTTCCGACCTCAACCTGACATTTGGTGCCGAACGGGCTGGTCTCGTCGGCCGCAACGGCGTCGGCAAGACAACGCTGCTTGCTGCGATCACCGGAGAGCACATTCCCCAAGCGGGACGCGTTCTCGTGAGCGGAACCGTGGGAATGCTCCGCCAGGACGTCCAGCTTCCTGCGGGCGCCGCGGTGATCGATCTGTTCGGCGCGCGCGCAGCGCTGGAGCTGCTTCGCCGTGCCGAGCGGGGCGATGCATTCGCCGACGAAGTCACCGACGTCGACTGGACGCTTGAAGCGCGGCTTGCGTCCGCGCTAGCGCGTGTCGGGTTCGATCCTGATACCGACACGGAGCTGGATCGTTTGTCGGGCGGGCAGATCACGCGGATCCGTCTGGCCGCGCTGGTCTTCGCCGAGCCGGACTTCCTGCTGCTCGATGAGCCCACCAACAATCTCGATCGGGATGGACGTAAGTCAGTGGTCGACCTGCTCGCAGGCTGGCGGGGCGGGGCGATCGTCGTCAGTCACGACCGCGACCTGCTCGAGACCACGGATGCCATCGTCGAGATGACATCGCTCGGGGCAAGACGGTACGGCGGCAATTGGAGCAGTTACCGCGAGCAGAAGGCCATCGAGCTCGCTGCCGTCAGGCACGACCTTGCGCATGCCGAGAAGCATCTTGCCGAGATCGACGGCAAGGCGCAGGAGGCGGCGGAACGCAAGGCGCGCAAGGACAGCGGCGGCAGGAAGAAGCGCGCCAAGGGCGACATGCCGCGCATTCTCGCCGGTGCACGCAAGGACCGCAGCGAGGACAGCGGCGGAAAGACCGCGCAGATCGCCGAGCGGCGGCGCGCGGAGGCGATCGAGGCCGTCGACACGGCCCGCCGGCGCGTCGAGATTCGCAAGCCGCTGTCGGTCAAGCTGCCCCCGACCGGCCTGCCGGCGGGCAGGGAGGTGGTATGGCTCGATCGCGTCAACGCCGGCTACCAGCCGGTGCAGCCGGTCCTGCGCGATCTCTCACTCACCCTCGTCGGCCCGGAGCGCGTCGGGGTCGTCGGGCCGAACGGTTCCGGCAAGACAACGTTGCTCAAGCTCGTCACAGGCGAGTTGCGCCCGTTCGCGGGCACCGTGCGGGTCAGGCCGGACTTCGCGCTGTTCGACCAGAAGGTCAGCCTGCTCGATCCCGCGATCTCCATCCTTGACAATTTCGGGCGTCTCAATCCGAAAGCGAGCGCGAACGAGTGCCATGCTGCCCTGGCCCGGTTCGCGTTTCGCGCCGATGCCGCCGCGCAGATCGTGGGGAGCCTGAGTGGCGGACAGCTGTTTCGTGCGGGCCTCGCCTGCGTTCTAGGCGGGGCGGCGCCGCCGTCCCTGCTCATCCTGGACGAGCCGACCAATCATCTCGACATCGAGTCCATCGAAGCCATCGAGGCAGGCTTGAGGGCCTATGACGGCGCACTGCTCGTGGTCAGTCACGACGAGGCGTTCCTGCAGGCGATCGATATCACGCGCAGGGTCGAGCTGGTCGCCAACACTGCTCTCTAA